A stretch of the Bos indicus isolate NIAB-ARS_2022 breed Sahiwal x Tharparkar chromosome 13, NIAB-ARS_B.indTharparkar_mat_pri_1.0, whole genome shotgun sequence genome encodes the following:
- the LRRN4 gene encoding leucine-rich repeat neuronal protein 4 isoform X2, which yields MWWALLLLLPCAIAPRPSQAGPLQNSLVFRLTQQGPWGSGAGNSTVSPCEWLPVAGVTTLTFVNRGLERLPGCLPRALRSLDGSHNLLRALSAPELGHLPQLQVLTLRHNRITALGWGPGAPAGLHSLDLSYNLLATLPPCTGPALPGLRALALAGNPLRALQPGAFACFPELRLLNLSYTKLGRGDHEDIADATFAGVGGAPLAALQVLDLSGTFLPRVRSGWIRNLPRLTSLYLRKMPRLRSLEGDIFKMTPDLQHLDCQHSPALSSVHTYIFQDTPHLRVLHFQNCNLSSFHPWNLHSSQVLSINLFGNPLTCSCELSWLLMDAKRIVLSRAADIVCKPAAGSSGTFSAPLLLSQLPSVCHSDQNTTLLDSNPPSSVISTHTPSAQGSSTLRSTTPSTTPAGGQQSVTRFPSLPVDSPTRAARLRYSLAKDGATPSTTVSPTGSSNSGDPPKSVSTAWAEHQEYATGLILEPSSSAASIPWASRHPGLSPASRESVSLPQPAWETRATLQSPHPPPSEGGIPVLLQDDSREEEEEESGKEEVGAPAWDVPCDYHPCRHLQTPCAELQRRWRCRCPGLSGEDTLPEPPKLQAVAETTDTTALVRWCAPNSVVRAYQIRYAPEGWPGNQSVVGDVCATARQHALHGLLPATAYRVCVLAANGAGLSQRGACAAFTTGRSPVLITAALGSAGGLLLVSTALLATGLCRRGRTPRTPPCHTQLLAYRNPAFGPVPEAPLSQEAVH from the exons ATGTGgtgggccctgctgctgctgctgccttgcGCGATAGCGCCGCGACCCAGCCAGGCGGGGCCGCTCCAGAACAGCCTTGTTTTCCGGCTCACTCAGCAGGGCCCCTGGGGGAGCGGGGCCGGTAACTCCACGGTCTCGCCCTGCGAGTGGCTCCCAGTCGCGGGGGTCACGACCCTGACTTTCGTGAACCGTGGCCTAGAGCGCCTGCCCGGCTGCCTGCCGCGCGCGCTGCGCAGCCTCGACGGCAGCCACAACCTGCTTCGCGCCTTGAGCGCTCCGGAGTTGGGCCACCTGCCGCAGTTACAGGTGCTGACACTGCGCCACAACCGCATCACTGCGCTGGGTTGGGGTCCCGGAGCGCCCGCAGGGCTGCACTCCCTCGACCTCAGCTACAACCTGCTGGCCACCCTGCCGCCGTGCACCGGGCCCGCGCTGCCCGGTCTCCGCGCGCTGGCCCTGGCCGGGAACCCGCTGCGGGCGCTGCAGCCCGGGGCCTTCGCCTGTTTTCCCGAGCTGCGCCTGCTCAACCTGTCCTACACCAAGCTGGGCCGCGGTGACCACGAGGACATCGCCGACGCTACCTTCGCGGGGGTGGGCGGCGCGCCCCTGGCAGCCCTCCAGGTGCTGGATCTCAGTGGCACATTCCTCCCCCGCG TTCGGTCGGGATGGATCAGAAACCTGCCACGGCTCACGTCGCTCTACCTGAGGAAGATGCCAAGGCTGAGGAGCCTAGAGGGGGACATTTTCAAGATGACCCCTGACCTGCAGCATTTGGATTGTCAACATTCGCCAGCACTTAGCTCTGTCCATACATATATCTTTCAAGACACACCTCACCTACGAGTCCTTCATTTCCAGAA CTGCAACTTGAGTTCCTTCCATCCTTGGAACTTGCATTCCTCCCAGGTCCTGTCCATCAACCTCTTCGGCAACCCTCTCACTTGCAGTTGTGAGTTGTCCTGGCTCCTCATGGATGCAAAGAGGATTGTCCTAAGCAG GGCGGCAGACATTGTGTGCAAACCAGCTGCAGGATCCAGTGGTACCTTCTCAGCCCCTCTTTTGCTGTCCCAGCTACCAAGTGTGTGCCATTCGGATCAAAACACCACCCTCCTTGATTCCAACCCACCCTCCTCAGTCATCTCCACCCACACACCATCTGCTCAGGGTTCCTCCACCTTGCGGAGCACAACACCCTCCACCACACCTGCGGGAGGCCAACAGAGCGTCACCagatttccctccctccctgtggATTCCCCTACACGAGCAGCCAGGCTGCGGTACAGCCTTGCCAAGGATGGGGCCACTCCCTCAACTACTGTCTCTCCAACAGGTTCAAGCAACTCTGGCGACCCACCTAAGTCTGTGAGCACAGCCTGGGCAGAGCACCAAGAATATGCTACCGGGCTTATCCTGGAGCCTAGTAGCTCAGCGGCCTCCATCCCATGGGCCAGCAGACACCCTGGTCTCTCCCCTGCCTCCCGGGAGTCAGTGAGCCTGCCCCAGCCCGCCTGGGAGACTCGAGCCACCCTGCAGTCTCCCCACCCGCCTCCTTCCGAGGGCGGGATTCCTGTCCTGCTGCAGGACGactccagggaggaggaggaggaggagagcggAAAAGAGGAGGTAGGGGCGCCAGCCTGGGATGTACCCTGCGATTACCACCCCTGCAGGCACCTCCAGACACCGTGCGCAGAGCTTCAGCGGCGCTGGCGGTGCCGGTGCCCCGGCCTCAGCGGAGAAGACACCCTGCCAGAGCCTCCCAAGCTGCAGGCGGTGGCGGAGACCACCGACACGACGGCACTCGTGCGCTGGTGCGCCCCCAACTCAGTGGTGCGCGCCTACCAAATCCGCTACGCACCAGAGGGCTGGCCAGGGAACCAGTCGGTGGTGGGGGACGTATGTGCCACCGCGCGCCAGCACGCCCTGCATGGGCTGTTACCGGCCACCGCCTACCGGGTGTGCGTCCTGGCGGCCAACGGCGCGGGGCTGAGCCAGCGCGGGGCGTGCGCCGCCTTCACCACCGGGCGCAGCCCGGTGCTCATCACAGCGGCGCTGGGCTCCGCTGGCGGCCTGCTGCTAGTCAGTACAGCGCTGCTGGCCACCGGTCTCTGCCGCCGGGGCCGGACGCCACGCACCCCGCCCTGCCACACGCAGCTGCTGGCCTACCGCAACCCCGCCTTCGGCCCTGTGCCCGAAGCCCCGCTCTCACAGGAAGCGGTTCACTGA
- the LRRN4 gene encoding leucine-rich repeat neuronal protein 4 isoform X1 — translation MQEMMGEAGRGKVTHYTSPTQGSTPALQRTSRARFSWERGSEVGAFAPSCGGSAAFNGLSRCSLQPLAMWWALLLLLPCAIAPRPSQAGPLQNSLVFRLTQQGPWGSGAGNSTVSPCEWLPVAGVTTLTFVNRGLERLPGCLPRALRSLDGSHNLLRALSAPELGHLPQLQVLTLRHNRITALGWGPGAPAGLHSLDLSYNLLATLPPCTGPALPGLRALALAGNPLRALQPGAFACFPELRLLNLSYTKLGRGDHEDIADATFAGVGGAPLAALQVLDLSGTFLPRVRSGWIRNLPRLTSLYLRKMPRLRSLEGDIFKMTPDLQHLDCQHSPALSSVHTYIFQDTPHLRVLHFQNCNLSSFHPWNLHSSQVLSINLFGNPLTCSCELSWLLMDAKRIVLSRAADIVCKPAAGSSGTFSAPLLLSQLPSVCHSDQNTTLLDSNPPSSVISTHTPSAQGSSTLRSTTPSTTPAGGQQSVTRFPSLPVDSPTRAARLRYSLAKDGATPSTTVSPTGSSNSGDPPKSVSTAWAEHQEYATGLILEPSSSAASIPWASRHPGLSPASRESVSLPQPAWETRATLQSPHPPPSEGGIPVLLQDDSREEEEEESGKEEVGAPAWDVPCDYHPCRHLQTPCAELQRRWRCRCPGLSGEDTLPEPPKLQAVAETTDTTALVRWCAPNSVVRAYQIRYAPEGWPGNQSVVGDVCATARQHALHGLLPATAYRVCVLAANGAGLSQRGACAAFTTGRSPVLITAALGSAGGLLLVSTALLATGLCRRGRTPRTPPCHTQLLAYRNPAFGPVPEAPLSQEAVH, via the exons GGTTCTCCTGGGAAAGGGGCAGCGAGGTGGGGGCATTTGCCCCTTCTTGCGGGGGTTCCGCTGCATTTAATGGGCTGTCCCGCTGTTCTCTCCAGCCACTCGCCATGTGgtgggccctgctgctgctgctgccttgcGCGATAGCGCCGCGACCCAGCCAGGCGGGGCCGCTCCAGAACAGCCTTGTTTTCCGGCTCACTCAGCAGGGCCCCTGGGGGAGCGGGGCCGGTAACTCCACGGTCTCGCCCTGCGAGTGGCTCCCAGTCGCGGGGGTCACGACCCTGACTTTCGTGAACCGTGGCCTAGAGCGCCTGCCCGGCTGCCTGCCGCGCGCGCTGCGCAGCCTCGACGGCAGCCACAACCTGCTTCGCGCCTTGAGCGCTCCGGAGTTGGGCCACCTGCCGCAGTTACAGGTGCTGACACTGCGCCACAACCGCATCACTGCGCTGGGTTGGGGTCCCGGAGCGCCCGCAGGGCTGCACTCCCTCGACCTCAGCTACAACCTGCTGGCCACCCTGCCGCCGTGCACCGGGCCCGCGCTGCCCGGTCTCCGCGCGCTGGCCCTGGCCGGGAACCCGCTGCGGGCGCTGCAGCCCGGGGCCTTCGCCTGTTTTCCCGAGCTGCGCCTGCTCAACCTGTCCTACACCAAGCTGGGCCGCGGTGACCACGAGGACATCGCCGACGCTACCTTCGCGGGGGTGGGCGGCGCGCCCCTGGCAGCCCTCCAGGTGCTGGATCTCAGTGGCACATTCCTCCCCCGCG TTCGGTCGGGATGGATCAGAAACCTGCCACGGCTCACGTCGCTCTACCTGAGGAAGATGCCAAGGCTGAGGAGCCTAGAGGGGGACATTTTCAAGATGACCCCTGACCTGCAGCATTTGGATTGTCAACATTCGCCAGCACTTAGCTCTGTCCATACATATATCTTTCAAGACACACCTCACCTACGAGTCCTTCATTTCCAGAA CTGCAACTTGAGTTCCTTCCATCCTTGGAACTTGCATTCCTCCCAGGTCCTGTCCATCAACCTCTTCGGCAACCCTCTCACTTGCAGTTGTGAGTTGTCCTGGCTCCTCATGGATGCAAAGAGGATTGTCCTAAGCAG GGCGGCAGACATTGTGTGCAAACCAGCTGCAGGATCCAGTGGTACCTTCTCAGCCCCTCTTTTGCTGTCCCAGCTACCAAGTGTGTGCCATTCGGATCAAAACACCACCCTCCTTGATTCCAACCCACCCTCCTCAGTCATCTCCACCCACACACCATCTGCTCAGGGTTCCTCCACCTTGCGGAGCACAACACCCTCCACCACACCTGCGGGAGGCCAACAGAGCGTCACCagatttccctccctccctgtggATTCCCCTACACGAGCAGCCAGGCTGCGGTACAGCCTTGCCAAGGATGGGGCCACTCCCTCAACTACTGTCTCTCCAACAGGTTCAAGCAACTCTGGCGACCCACCTAAGTCTGTGAGCACAGCCTGGGCAGAGCACCAAGAATATGCTACCGGGCTTATCCTGGAGCCTAGTAGCTCAGCGGCCTCCATCCCATGGGCCAGCAGACACCCTGGTCTCTCCCCTGCCTCCCGGGAGTCAGTGAGCCTGCCCCAGCCCGCCTGGGAGACTCGAGCCACCCTGCAGTCTCCCCACCCGCCTCCTTCCGAGGGCGGGATTCCTGTCCTGCTGCAGGACGactccagggaggaggaggaggaggagagcggAAAAGAGGAGGTAGGGGCGCCAGCCTGGGATGTACCCTGCGATTACCACCCCTGCAGGCACCTCCAGACACCGTGCGCAGAGCTTCAGCGGCGCTGGCGGTGCCGGTGCCCCGGCCTCAGCGGAGAAGACACCCTGCCAGAGCCTCCCAAGCTGCAGGCGGTGGCGGAGACCACCGACACGACGGCACTCGTGCGCTGGTGCGCCCCCAACTCAGTGGTGCGCGCCTACCAAATCCGCTACGCACCAGAGGGCTGGCCAGGGAACCAGTCGGTGGTGGGGGACGTATGTGCCACCGCGCGCCAGCACGCCCTGCATGGGCTGTTACCGGCCACCGCCTACCGGGTGTGCGTCCTGGCGGCCAACGGCGCGGGGCTGAGCCAGCGCGGGGCGTGCGCCGCCTTCACCACCGGGCGCAGCCCGGTGCTCATCACAGCGGCGCTGGGCTCCGCTGGCGGCCTGCTGCTAGTCAGTACAGCGCTGCTGGCCACCGGTCTCTGCCGCCGGGGCCGGACGCCACGCACCCCGCCCTGCCACACGCAGCTGCTGGCCTACCGCAACCCCGCCTTCGGCCCTGTGCCCGAAGCCCCGCTCTCACAGGAAGCGGTTCACTGA